From Waddliaceae bacterium, the proteins below share one genomic window:
- a CDS encoding DNA topoisomerase 3 translates to MAKVILAEKPSVGRDIAAFLGATKKYDGYLEGNGYIVTWAFGHLVTLKKPDEYDPKLKRWSLDTLPFIPETFKLTTVGNPGSKKQYGIIKKLFKSADEIICATDAGREGELIFRYILAMSGCEKKPIKRLWLNSLTEEAIKDAFDNLKPGDDYNNLYAAARCRSESDWIVGLNATRSYTVQHGRKGILWSVGRVQTPVLAMIARRDDDIRAFVPELFWELMTNYRDAVFEYSGKRFMEKDKAEDKLSKIQGHPFAITKVKTKKETVAPPMLYDLTELQRDMNRRYGMSAADTLKEVQTLYESKYITYPRTDSRFLTNDMKGKVPAIFSSLSKIKDKEISQLDLNNLPFSKRIVDNKKVTDHHAIIPTGKIPHNLSGYSNNVYDAIVTQTIAAFYPPCLKDITNVEGVTNDVTFKAKGVHITSPGWMTLFPHKKSDKQELPKFTVGESGDHKPYVKEGKTKPPKHFTENSLLGAMETAGKMVDDEELREALKEKGIGTPATRASIIETLISRKYIERSKKTLSVTNFGRYLYAIIQNHSLKSPELTGEWESKLREIEQGKLAPERFMESIASFTKDIIQQSTMWSVDAKIIGICPKCGKHIIEGRRGYGCSGWKEGCTFVLWKEYKTLTLRIAQARELLQRKILLHPVMLPEQGSAILCMTEKGNIIDISVPVSQRKPFEAYGKSRVRRQNNYPAATARATKIKEQ, encoded by the coding sequence ATGGCAAAGGTTATATTGGCAGAAAAACCTTCGGTAGGACGTGATATCGCAGCCTTCCTCGGCGCCACGAAGAAATACGACGGATACCTCGAAGGTAACGGTTATATCGTGACCTGGGCGTTCGGACACCTCGTAACGCTGAAGAAGCCCGACGAATATGACCCAAAACTAAAAAGATGGTCGCTAGATACACTGCCATTCATCCCAGAAACGTTCAAGCTCACCACCGTCGGCAACCCAGGCTCGAAGAAGCAATACGGAATAATAAAAAAACTATTCAAAAGTGCTGACGAAATAATATGCGCGACAGACGCAGGAAGAGAGGGGGAGCTTATCTTCAGATATATCCTCGCGATGTCGGGGTGTGAGAAAAAACCTATAAAACGTCTGTGGCTGAATTCCCTAACAGAAGAAGCAATAAAAGATGCTTTTGACAACCTTAAGCCCGGAGACGACTACAACAACCTATACGCCGCAGCACGATGCCGTAGCGAGTCCGACTGGATAGTAGGCCTCAACGCCACAAGAAGCTATACCGTACAACACGGAAGAAAAGGCATCCTCTGGAGCGTCGGAAGGGTGCAGACTCCAGTCCTCGCCATGATAGCACGTCGCGACGACGATATCAGAGCCTTCGTGCCAGAGCTATTCTGGGAGCTTATGACAAACTACCGCGATGCCGTCTTCGAATACTCGGGAAAGAGGTTCATGGAAAAAGACAAAGCAGAAGACAAGCTCTCAAAAATACAAGGACATCCCTTCGCTATAACAAAGGTGAAGACAAAAAAAGAAACCGTCGCACCTCCAATGCTCTACGACCTAACAGAACTACAGCGCGATATGAATAGAAGATATGGCATGTCAGCAGCAGACACTCTTAAAGAAGTACAGACGCTATACGAAAGTAAATATATAACATACCCGAGAACAGATTCGCGATTCCTGACAAACGATATGAAGGGAAAAGTTCCGGCGATATTCAGCAGCCTTTCGAAGATAAAAGACAAAGAGATATCACAATTAGACCTTAACAACTTGCCTTTCTCTAAGCGTATCGTCGACAATAAAAAAGTTACTGACCACCACGCCATAATACCTACAGGGAAGATTCCACACAACCTCTCGGGATATTCCAATAATGTCTACGACGCCATAGTAACACAGACGATAGCAGCATTCTACCCGCCATGCCTGAAAGATATCACCAACGTCGAAGGCGTCACAAACGACGTTACCTTCAAAGCAAAAGGCGTCCACATAACATCGCCAGGATGGATGACATTGTTTCCACATAAAAAAAGCGACAAACAAGAGCTTCCGAAGTTTACAGTAGGGGAGTCTGGGGACCATAAACCATACGTCAAAGAAGGAAAAACAAAGCCTCCGAAACACTTCACCGAAAACTCTCTACTAGGAGCTATGGAGACAGCAGGGAAGATGGTCGACGATGAAGAGCTCCGCGAAGCGCTAAAAGAAAAAGGCATAGGAACACCAGCAACGCGCGCCTCGATAATAGAGACACTGATAAGCAGGAAATATATAGAACGTAGCAAGAAAACACTCTCCGTAACAAACTTCGGACGCTACCTCTACGCCATAATACAAAACCATAGCCTAAAATCACCAGAACTCACAGGAGAATGGGAGTCGAAACTCCGCGAAATAGAACAAGGAAAGCTCGCACCGGAACGCTTCATGGAGAGCATCGCTTCCTTCACAAAAGATATAATACAACAAAGTACTATGTGGAGCGTAGACGCTAAAATCATAGGTATATGTCCGAAATGCGGGAAACATATCATAGAAGGACGTAGAGGCTACGGATGCTCCGGATGGAAAGAAGGTTGCACATTCGTACTATGGAAAGAATATAAAACGCTAACACTACGGATAGCACAAGCACGAGAACTGCTGCAGCGTAAGATATTGCTTCATCCCGTCATGCTACCAGAACAAGGCAGCGCTATACTGTGTATGACGGAAAAAGGTAACATCATCGATATCTCTGTACCAGTATCACAACGTAAACCCTTCGAAGCATATGGAAAATCTCGCGTGCGGCGACAAAATAACTACCCAGCCGCCACAGCCCGAGCAACGAAAATCAAAGAACAGTGA
- a CDS encoding rubrerythrin family protein codes for MNFKGSKTEKNILTAFAGESQARNRYTYFAKKAKREGYAQISHIFEETADQEKEHAKRLFKLLEGGEVEITGSFPAGVIGTTVENLKASAGGEHYEHTEMYPGFAKIAREEGFDDIAEIFLAIAVAEKQHEKRYLDLAKNIDEGSVFKKDGKVVWRCRNCGYLHEGSEAPESCPACDHPQAHFEILGENW; via the coding sequence ATGAATTTTAAGGGAAGCAAGACAGAAAAGAACATCCTTACGGCCTTCGCCGGAGAGTCGCAGGCGCGAAATCGGTACACCTATTTCGCTAAAAAGGCAAAAAGAGAGGGATATGCCCAGATATCGCATATCTTCGAAGAGACGGCAGACCAAGAGAAAGAACATGCCAAGCGTCTTTTCAAGCTCCTCGAAGGCGGCGAAGTTGAGATTACAGGATCTTTCCCTGCCGGCGTAATAGGAACTACCGTCGAGAACCTAAAAGCTTCCGCCGGAGGAGAACACTACGAACATACAGAGATGTATCCTGGGTTTGCAAAGATCGCCCGCGAAGAAGGCTTCGATGACATCGCCGAGATCTTCCTAGCCATCGCCGTCGCCGAGAAACAGCACGAGAAACGTTACCTAGACCTCGCCAAAAATATCGACGAAGGCTCCGTCTTCAAAAAAGACGGGAAAGTCGTCTGGCGCTGCAGAAACTGCGGATATCTACATGAAGGTTCCGAGGCTCCAGAGAGTTGCCCGGCATGCGATCATCCACAGGCACATTTTGAGATATTAGGAGAGAATTGGTAA
- a CDS encoding RNA methyltransferase: MKEIDSIKDEIFKVLRECRTAKGREELGMFLVEDDDVFTAINAGASVCDIVVIPEFAKAKPAGLQGLQPYVMKKAMMKKLFSGGKLPNIIATIKKKECRLSDFTTKKFILVMEGVQQASNIGMMMRTAEGLGVEGIVVIADGITELYSRNVIQASRGSFFRMPMALADRGQALAFLKKNAFTTIATSSHTDKSLNTYTVPEGPIAVAVGNETNGVTDSILDAADDIVAIPMQGNIESLNVVVSAGIVLYAINSA; the protein is encoded by the coding sequence ATGAAAGAAATAGATTCTATCAAAGACGAAATTTTTAAGGTGCTACGAGAATGCCGTACTGCTAAAGGCCGCGAAGAGCTGGGGATGTTCCTCGTCGAAGATGACGATGTATTCACCGCCATCAACGCTGGCGCCTCAGTTTGTGATATTGTCGTCATTCCTGAGTTCGCCAAGGCAAAACCTGCCGGACTTCAAGGACTACAACCGTATGTCATGAAGAAAGCGATGATGAAGAAACTCTTCTCCGGCGGCAAGCTTCCCAATATCATTGCAACTATAAAGAAAAAAGAGTGCAGACTCAGTGATTTCACTACGAAGAAGTTCATCCTCGTAATGGAAGGCGTTCAGCAGGCGAGTAATATTGGTATGATGATGCGTACCGCCGAAGGCCTCGGCGTCGAAGGCATCGTCGTCATCGCCGATGGCATCACAGAACTCTACAGCAGAAATGTAATACAAGCATCACGAGGGTCGTTCTTTAGGATGCCAATGGCATTAGCCGATAGAGGACAAGCATTAGCATTCCTAAAGAAAAATGCCTTCACCACAATCGCAACGAGCTCACATACCGACAAAAGCCTCAATACCTACACCGTCCCAGAAGGTCCTATAGCCGTCGCCGTAGGTAATGAGACCAATGGCGTCACAGATTCCATCCTCGATGCCGCCGACGATATCGTCGCCATCCCCATGCAAGGAAATATAGAGTCGCTAAACGTCGTCGTCTCCGCAGGAATCGTCCTATACGCTATTAATAGCGCATAG